One Hyphomicrobiales bacterium DNA segment encodes these proteins:
- the guaA gene encoding GMP synthase (glutamine-hydrolyzing) (contains glutamine-hydrolyzing domain and glutamine amidotransferase; GMP-binding domain; functions to produce GMP from XMP in the IMP pathway), which yields MTDTVLVIDFGSQVTQLIARRVRETGVYSEIVPFQNAEAAFHAMQPKAVILSGGPASTTDIGSPRAPQAVFDSGVPVLGICYGQMAMCTQLDGKAESSDHREFGRAYITVEKDCPLFEGVWNAGEQHQVWMSHGDRVIEMPEGFEVFARSAGAPFAVFGRPESNYYGLMFHPEVVHTPDGAKLLSNFVHKIAGLSGDWTMAHFKAEAIEKIRAQVGTGKVICGLSGGVDSSVAAVLLHEAIGDQLTCIFVDHGLMRKNEAEEVVSLFRGHFNIPLVHVDAEDLFVGQLEGESDPEKKRKTIGKLFIDVFEDEAKKIGGAEFLAQGTLYPDVIESVSFTGGPSVTIKSHHNVGGLPERMNMKLVEPLRELFKDEVRALGRELGLPEPFVGRHPFPGPGLAIRCPGGVTRDKLDILRQADAIYLDEIRKAGLYDAIWQAFAVLLPVQTVGVMGDGRTYEYVCALRAVTSVDGMTADFYHYDMEFLSRAATRIINEVRGINRVVYDVTSKPPGTIEWE from the coding sequence ATGACTGACACCGTTCTCGTAATCGACTTCGGCTCCCAGGTAACGCAGCTCATTGCGCGACGGGTGCGCGAAACCGGCGTCTATTCGGAGATCGTTCCCTTCCAGAACGCCGAAGCCGCCTTCCATGCCATGCAGCCAAAGGCTGTCATCCTTTCCGGCGGGCCGGCGAGCACGACGGATATCGGCTCGCCACGGGCGCCGCAGGCAGTGTTCGACTCCGGCGTACCGGTGCTCGGCATCTGCTACGGTCAGATGGCCATGTGCACCCAGCTCGACGGCAAGGCGGAAAGCTCCGACCACCGCGAATTCGGCCGTGCCTACATCACGGTCGAGAAGGACTGCCCGCTGTTCGAGGGCGTGTGGAACGCCGGCGAGCAGCATCAGGTCTGGATGAGCCATGGCGACCGCGTCATCGAGATGCCGGAAGGCTTCGAGGTGTTCGCCCGTTCCGCCGGCGCACCGTTCGCCGTGTTCGGTCGGCCGGAAAGCAATTACTACGGCCTGATGTTCCACCCGGAAGTGGTGCACACGCCGGATGGGGCGAAGCTCCTGTCCAATTTCGTCCACAAGATCGCCGGCCTGTCCGGCGACTGGACGATGGCGCATTTCAAGGCCGAGGCGATCGAGAAGATCCGCGCCCAGGTCGGCACCGGCAAGGTGATCTGCGGCCTGTCGGGCGGCGTCGATTCCTCGGTTGCCGCGGTGCTCTTGCATGAGGCGATCGGCGATCAGCTCACCTGCATTTTCGTCGATCACGGCCTGATGCGGAAGAACGAGGCCGAAGAGGTCGTTTCCCTCTTCAGGGGGCACTTCAACATTCCTCTCGTTCATGTTGATGCAGAAGACCTTTTCGTCGGCCAGCTTGAGGGCGAGTCCGACCCGGAAAAGAAACGCAAGACGATCGGCAAGCTGTTCATCGACGTGTTCGAGGATGAGGCGAAGAAGATCGGCGGGGCGGAATTCCTCGCCCAGGGCACGCTCTATCCCGACGTCATCGAGTCGGTGTCGTTCACCGGCGGTCCGTCGGTGACGATCAAGTCACACCACAATGTGGGCGGTCTGCCCGAGCGCATGAACATGAAGCTCGTCGAGCCGCTGCGCGAACTGTTCAAGGACGAGGTGCGGGCGCTTGGCCGCGAACTTGGCCTGCCGGAGCCGTTCGTCGGCCGCCATCCGTTCCCGGGGCCGGGTCTGGCGATTCGCTGTCCGGGCGGTGTTACGCGCGACAAGCTCGATATCCTGCGCCAGGCGGATGCGATCTATCTCGATGAGATCCGCAAGGCGGGGCTCTACGACGCCATCTGGCAGGCCTTCGCGGTGCTGTTGCCGGTGCAGACCGTCGGTGTGATGGGCGACGGACGGACGTATGAATATGTCTGCGCGCTGCGCGCCGTGACCTCGGTCGACGGCATGACGGCGGATTTCTACCACTACGACATGGAATTCCTGTCGCGCGCGGCGACCCGCATCATCAACGAGGTGCGCGGCATCAACCGCGTCGTCTATGACGTCACCTCGAAGCCGCCCGGCACCATCGAGTGGGAATAA
- a CDS encoding MFS transporter, translating into MRDGGRIQAAIEVLSDIAERRRPAADALKDWGLSHRFAGSGDRGAISSLVFDALRQRASLSWRMGADTPRAQVLGVYGLVWGKGVDEIDALFAEDRHAPEPLSDEERAALSRGQVDASLADALADAPGHIAADVPEWLWPSFAALFGEDAVAEGRALAGRAPVDLRANRLKAERDKVLSALSRFSPQPTPLSPVGVRIAAPHGPGRTPHLASEAGFLKGWFEVQDEASQLAAILSGARGGAQVLDLCAGGGGKTLAMAAEMGNSGQIFAYDSDARRFGDIRERLKRAGARNVQLRLPSEPDALADLAGRMDVVLVDAPCTGTGTWRRRPDAKWRLAPGALDLRIGEQKAVLGEGADFVAPGGMLVYVTCSLLPQENEEQIVAFLSERPEFRLADPGEQWLTTLGGAMPDGLRAPVEGFGDALRLTPARAGTDGFFVALLRRAA; encoded by the coding sequence ATGCGCGACGGCGGACGAATTCAAGCGGCAATCGAGGTGTTGAGCGATATCGCCGAACGGCGTCGCCCGGCGGCGGATGCGCTGAAGGACTGGGGTCTGTCGCACCGTTTTGCCGGATCGGGCGACCGCGGGGCGATCTCCAGCCTGGTGTTCGATGCGTTGCGTCAGCGTGCGTCGCTGTCGTGGCGGATGGGAGCGGATACGCCGCGCGCCCAGGTGCTCGGGGTCTACGGCCTCGTCTGGGGCAAGGGCGTCGACGAGATCGACGCGCTGTTTGCCGAAGACCGCCACGCGCCTGAGCCGTTGAGCGACGAGGAACGTGCAGCGCTTTCGCGCGGGCAGGTTGATGCGTCGCTTGCCGATGCGCTTGCCGATGCTCCGGGGCACATCGCGGCGGATGTTCCGGAATGGCTGTGGCCGTCCTTTGCGGCTCTGTTCGGCGAGGATGCGGTGGCTGAGGGACGGGCGCTTGCCGGCCGGGCGCCGGTCGATCTTCGGGCGAACCGGCTTAAGGCGGAGCGCGACAAGGTTCTTTCCGCGCTGTCGCGGTTTTCGCCGCAGCCGACACCCCTGTCGCCGGTCGGGGTGCGGATCGCTGCCCCGCATGGGCCGGGGCGGACGCCGCATCTCGCGTCCGAGGCGGGTTTTCTCAAGGGCTGGTTCGAGGTGCAGGACGAGGCCTCGCAACTGGCGGCGATCCTGTCGGGTGCGCGCGGCGGCGCGCAGGTGCTCGATCTGTGTGCCGGCGGTGGCGGCAAGACGCTCGCCATGGCGGCCGAGATGGGCAATAGCGGCCAAATCTTTGCCTATGACAGCGACGCGCGGCGTTTCGGCGACATTCGTGAGCGGCTGAAGCGCGCCGGCGCGCGCAACGTCCAGCTCCGCCTGCCAAGCGAGCCGGATGCGCTGGCCGATCTAGCCGGACGCATGGATGTGGTGCTGGTCGACGCCCCTTGCACGGGGACCGGGACGTGGCGTCGCCGTCCGGATGCCAAATGGCGGCTCGCGCCGGGCGCGCTCGATCTGCGCATCGGCGAGCAGAAGGCGGTTCTTGGGGAGGGCGCCGACTTCGTCGCACCGGGCGGAATGCTTGTCTACGTGACCTGTTCGCTGCTGCCGCAGGAAAACGAGGAGCAGATCGTGGCCTTCCTTTCGGAACGGCCGGAGTTCCGGCTTGCCGATCCGGGCGAGCAATGGCTGACGACGCTCGGCGGGGCGATGCCCGATGGTTTGCGGGCGCCGGTGGAGGGCTTCGGCGATGCGTTGCGTCTGACGCCGGCGCGTGCCGGAACGGACGGGTTTTTCGTCGCGCTCCTGCGCCGTGCGGCCTGA
- a CDS encoding transcriptional repressor, producing MTQQSLERLLRRAGLRPTQKRLDIARLLFEDGDKHVTAEDVMEFARRNKVRVSQATVYNTLNQLCAAGLLKRIVLDGSRTFFDTNTNDHHHLFHEDDASLQDIPADAISILGLPELNQDETLRSVEIMVRVGRADGAA from the coding sequence ATGACGCAACAATCGCTTGAACGCCTTCTCCGCCGCGCCGGCCTCCGCCCGACCCAGAAGCGGCTCGATATCGCGCGCCTGCTGTTCGAGGATGGCGACAAACACGTCACCGCCGAAGACGTCATGGAATTCGCTCGCCGCAACAAGGTTCGGGTGTCGCAGGCTACCGTCTACAACACGCTCAACCAGCTTTGCGCCGCCGGCCTGCTGAAGCGCATCGTACTCGACGGGTCGCGCACCTTCTTCGACACCAACACCAACGACCATCACCACCTTTTCCATGAAGACGACGCCAGTCTTCAGGATATCCCCGCCGACGCGATCAGCATTCTTGGTCTGCCCGAACTGAACCAGGACGAAACGCTGCGCTCGGTCGAGATCATGGTCCGCGTGGGGCGCGCCGACGGCGCCGCCTGA
- a CDS encoding rubrerythrin yields MDLASSKTLDNLKEAFAGESQANRRYLYFAQKADVEGYNDVAAVFRSTAEGETGHAHGHLEFMEEVGDPATGLPIGSTADNLKASIEGETHEYTDMYPGMAKTARDEGFDEIADWFETLAKAEKSHAGRFTKALEQMD; encoded by the coding sequence ATGGATCTTGCAAGCAGCAAAACCCTTGACAATTTGAAGGAAGCCTTCGCCGGTGAAAGCCAGGCCAACCGTCGCTATCTGTATTTCGCACAGAAGGCCGACGTTGAAGGCTACAACGACGTTGCCGCCGTTTTCCGCTCGACCGCTGAAGGCGAAACCGGCCACGCCCACGGCCACCTCGAATTCATGGAAGAAGTCGGCGACCCGGCGACCGGCCTGCCGATCGGCTCGACCGCCGACAACCTGAAGGCCTCGATCGAAGGCGAAACCCACGAGTACACGGATATGTACCCGGGTATGGCCAAGACCGCTCGCGACGAAGGCTTCGACGAGATCGCCGACTGGTTCGAAACCCTGGCGAAGGCTGAAAAGTCCCACGCCGGCCGTTTCACCAAGGCTCTGGAGCAGATGGACTAA
- a CDS encoding glycerol-3-phosphate dehydrogenase, whose product MTNTTPREGSTEAPTRHPIDWQSESFYDEAAIEAELTRVFDICHGCRRCFNLCESFPRLFDMVDESSTGELDGLDPKRDYPKIIEACTLCDMCFMTKCPYVPPHEFDLDLPHLILRYRAAEFRKKGAPFTVKQLSETDRNGKLAGSVAGLANWGSKRGNSLTRPLLESTLGIDRDVELPKFHSKTFSKQAASGAPTVNTDAPAHGRKVALYATCFVDYNEPGTGVAAQAVLARNGVESEVVYPACCGMPHLEHGDIEKVANQAKIVSTELVKWIDKGYDIVTLTASCGLMLKFEWPLILPDDENIKKLSGAVRDISEYMVDIAKNEGLAPGLQPVEGGITVHMACHARAQNMGSKAAEMLRNIPDTKVEVVERCSGHGGTFGVLKETHDCAVKVAKPAVGQIKRKKSKTLCSECPLACKHLIQVMQDGGDEVPESGHPIGILARAYGIPY is encoded by the coding sequence ATGACGAACACCACTCCCCGCGAAGGGTCGACAGAGGCCCCCACCCGCCATCCCATCGACTGGCAGAGCGAGTCGTTCTACGACGAAGCCGCCATCGAAGCGGAGCTGACGCGCGTCTTCGACATTTGTCACGGCTGTCGCCGTTGCTTCAATCTGTGCGAATCCTTCCCGCGCCTGTTCGACATGGTCGACGAATCCTCGACCGGCGAACTCGACGGCCTCGACCCGAAGCGCGACTATCCCAAGATCATCGAAGCCTGCACGCTGTGCGACATGTGCTTCATGACGAAATGCCCCTACGTGCCGCCGCACGAATTCGACCTCGATCTGCCGCATCTCATCCTGCGCTATCGCGCCGCCGAGTTCCGCAAGAAAGGCGCGCCGTTCACCGTCAAGCAGCTGTCCGAAACCGACCGTAACGGCAAGCTCGCAGGCTCCGTTGCCGGCCTCGCCAACTGGGGCTCGAAGCGCGGCAACAGCCTGACCCGCCCGCTACTCGAATCGACGCTCGGCATCGACCGCGACGTCGAACTGCCGAAGTTCCACAGCAAGACCTTCTCCAAGCAGGCCGCCTCGGGTGCGCCGACCGTCAACACCGACGCACCGGCGCATGGCCGCAAGGTCGCGCTCTATGCCACCTGCTTCGTCGATTACAACGAGCCGGGCACCGGTGTCGCCGCGCAGGCGGTGCTCGCCAGGAACGGCGTCGAGAGCGAAGTCGTCTATCCCGCCTGCTGCGGCATGCCGCATCTCGAGCATGGCGACATCGAGAAGGTTGCCAACCAGGCGAAGATCGTCTCCACCGAACTGGTGAAGTGGATCGACAAGGGCTACGACATCGTCACGCTGACCGCGAGCTGCGGCCTGATGCTGAAGTTCGAGTGGCCGCTGATCCTGCCCGACGATGAAAACATCAAGAAGCTGTCCGGCGCCGTCCGCGACATCTCCGAATACATGGTCGATATCGCCAAGAACGAGGGCCTCGCCCCCGGCCTGCAGCCGGTCGAAGGCGGCATCACCGTGCACATGGCCTGCCATGCGCGCGCCCAGAACATGGGTTCGAAGGCGGCCGAGATGCTGCGCAACATCCCCGACACCAAGGTCGAGGTCGTCGAGCGCTGCTCCGGTCACGGCGGAACCTTCGGCGTGCTGAAGGAGACCCACGACTGCGCCGTCAAGGTGGCCAAGCCGGCCGTCGGCCAGATCAAGCGCAAGAAGTCCAAGACGCTGTGTTCGGAATGTCCGCTCGCCTGCAAGCACCTCATCCAGGTCATGCAGGATGGCGGCGACGAGGTCCCCGAGTCGGGTCACCCGATCGGCATCCTCGCCCGTGCCTACGGCATTCCGTACTGA
- a CDS encoding DUF3501 domain-containing protein, with amino-acid sequence MPAADRCITREDIISDDEFGKVRAERRKAMLPTKKLRRIHVGPFATFYFENFETMLFQIQEMLYIERGGEEQIKDELNAYNPLVPQGSELVATVMLEIEDGKRRTETLKTLTHIEQHMFVQVGDEKVYCVPEEDAERTSPDGKTSSVHFVRFPFSDAQKAAFAGAQVIVGIDHENYAHMAMLSADSKAELARDFA; translated from the coding sequence ATGCCTGCTGCAGACCGCTGCATCACCCGTGAAGACATCATTTCCGACGACGAGTTCGGCAAGGTCCGCGCCGAACGCCGCAAGGCCATGCTGCCGACCAAGAAGCTGCGCCGCATCCATGTCGGCCCCTTCGCGACCTTCTACTTCGAGAACTTCGAGACCATGCTCTTCCAGATCCAGGAAATGCTCTACATCGAGCGTGGCGGCGAAGAGCAGATCAAGGACGAGCTGAACGCCTACAACCCGCTCGTGCCGCAGGGCAGCGAGCTGGTCGCGACCGTGATGCTCGAAATCGAGGACGGCAAGCGCCGCACCGAAACGCTCAAGACGCTGACCCACATCGAACAGCATATGTTCGTGCAGGTCGGCGACGAGAAGGTCTATTGCGTGCCCGAGGAAGACGCCGAGCGCACCTCGCCGGATGGCAAGACCTCCTCGGTCCACTTCGTCCGCTTCCCGTTCAGTGACGCGCAGAAGGCCGCCTTCGCCGGCGCGCAGGTCATCGTCGGCATCGACCACGAGAACTACGCCCACATGGCCATGCTCTCGGCCGACAGCAAGGCGGAACTGGCGCGCGACTTCGCCTGA
- the parC gene encoding DNA topoisomerase IV subunit A, producing MGNELIPGDDVESIELREALEERYLAYALSTIMHRALPDVRDGLKPVHRRLLYAMRMLKLDPNAGFKKCARVVGDVIGKYHPHGDQAVYDALVRLAQDFAQRYPLVDGQGNFGNIDGDNAAAMRYTEARLTDVAQLILDGIDEDAVDFRDTYDGEDAEPIVLPGGFPNLLANGATGIAVGMATSIPPHNAAELCAAAAYLIKHPNAGIEKLVEFVPGPDFPTGGVIVEGRDSILEAYRTGRGGFRVRARWEKEEQGRGTWVVAITEIPYQVQKARLIEKIAELLIARKLPLVGDIRDESAEDVRVVIEPKSRTVDPVLMMESLFRLTDLESRISLNMNVLSRGQIPNVLGLRDVLTEWLDHRREVLLRRSRYRLGKIEHRLEVLGGYLVAYLNLDEVIRIIREEDEPKKELMRTFELTDVQAEAILNMRLRSLRKLEELEIRKEFDELSAEKAEIESLLASEEQQWGVIKWQLDQVAKSFGPKTELGKRRTTFAEAPAHADDDIMVAMVEREPITVVLSEKGWVRSLKGHIADVASLTFKEGDALKLALHAETTDKLMVLSTAGRFYTLGADKLPGGRGHGEPIRLMVDMEQSHDIVTAFVHKGDRKLLMVATDGRGFVVPESDIVANTRKGKQVLNVSGTDEAKYCVPVNGDTVAIIGENRKLLLFPLDQVAEMVRGRGVRLQRYKDGGPADVKVFAAADGLTWLDAAGREHMRSLADLAEWRGDRAQAGRLAPPGFPRSNKFGNGGL from the coding sequence ATGGGAAATGAGCTGATTCCTGGTGACGACGTTGAATCGATCGAGCTGCGCGAGGCGCTTGAAGAGCGTTATCTCGCCTATGCGCTGTCGACGATCATGCATCGTGCGCTGCCCGATGTGCGCGACGGGCTGAAGCCGGTGCACCGGCGGCTGCTCTACGCCATGCGCATGCTCAAGCTCGACCCCAATGCCGGCTTCAAGAAATGCGCCCGCGTCGTCGGTGACGTCATCGGTAAGTACCACCCGCATGGTGACCAGGCGGTCTATGACGCGCTGGTTCGGCTCGCGCAGGATTTCGCACAGCGCTATCCGCTGGTCGACGGGCAGGGGAATTTCGGCAATATCGACGGCGATAACGCGGCCGCGATGCGTTACACCGAAGCGCGGCTGACCGATGTCGCGCAGCTCATTCTCGACGGCATCGACGAAGACGCGGTCGATTTCCGCGACACCTATGACGGCGAAGATGCCGAGCCGATCGTTCTGCCGGGCGGGTTCCCGAATCTGCTGGCCAATGGCGCCACCGGCATCGCTGTCGGCATGGCGACCTCGATCCCGCCGCACAATGCGGCCGAGCTCTGCGCCGCCGCGGCCTATCTCATCAAGCATCCGAATGCGGGCATCGAGAAGCTTGTCGAGTTCGTGCCGGGGCCGGATTTCCCGACCGGCGGCGTCATCGTCGAGGGTCGGGATTCCATCCTCGAAGCCTATCGTACCGGCCGTGGCGGTTTCCGCGTGCGGGCGCGCTGGGAGAAGGAAGAGCAGGGGCGCGGCACCTGGGTGGTGGCGATCACCGAGATCCCGTACCAGGTGCAGAAGGCGCGGCTGATCGAGAAGATCGCCGAGCTGCTGATTGCGCGCAAGCTGCCGCTGGTCGGCGATATCCGCGACGAGTCGGCGGAAGACGTGCGCGTCGTCATCGAACCGAAATCGCGCACTGTCGATCCGGTCCTGATGATGGAATCGCTGTTCCGGTTGACGGATCTGGAAAGCCGCATCTCGCTCAACATGAACGTGCTGTCGCGCGGCCAGATCCCGAATGTGCTCGGGCTGCGCGATGTCCTTACCGAGTGGCTCGATCACCGGCGCGAGGTGCTGCTGCGCCGCTCGCGCTACCGGCTCGGCAAGATCGAGCACCGGCTCGAAGTGCTTGGCGGCTATCTCGTCGCCTATCTCAACCTCGACGAAGTGATCCGCATCATTCGCGAGGAAGACGAGCCGAAGAAGGAGCTGATGCGGACCTTCGAGCTGACCGACGTTCAGGCCGAAGCGATCCTCAATATGCGGCTGCGCTCGCTGCGCAAGCTCGAGGAACTCGAGATCCGCAAGGAGTTCGACGAGCTGTCGGCTGAGAAGGCCGAGATCGAGTCGCTATTGGCGAGCGAAGAGCAGCAGTGGGGCGTGATCAAGTGGCAGCTCGATCAGGTGGCCAAGAGCTTCGGTCCGAAGACTGAGCTCGGCAAACGCCGCACCACCTTCGCCGAAGCGCCGGCCCATGCCGATGACGACATCATGGTTGCGATGGTCGAGCGCGAGCCGATCACGGTCGTACTGTCGGAAAAGGGCTGGGTGCGGTCGCTGAAGGGCCATATCGCCGACGTGGCTTCGCTCACCTTCAAGGAAGGCGACGCGCTGAAACTGGCGCTGCATGCGGAGACCACCGACAAGCTGATGGTGCTGTCCACCGCAGGGCGGTTCTATACGCTTGGCGCCGACAAGCTGCCCGGCGGGCGCGGTCACGGCGAACCGATCCGGCTGATGGTCGATATGGAGCAGAGCCACGACATCGTCACGGCCTTCGTCCACAAAGGCGACCGCAAGCTGTTGATGGTGGCGACAGATGGGCGCGGCTTCGTTGTCCCCGAAAGCGATATCGTTGCCAACACGCGCAAGGGCAAGCAGGTGCTCAACGTGTCGGGCACCGACGAGGCGAAATACTGCGTGCCGGTGAATGGCGACACGGTCGCGATCATCGGCGAAAACCGCAAGCTGCTGCTGTTCCCGCTCGATCAGGTCGCCGAGATGGTGCGCGGGCGCGGTGTGCGCCTGCAGCGCTACAAGGACGGCGGGCCCGCGGACGTGAAGGTCTTTGCCGCCGCCGACGGGCTCACCTGGCTCGATGCGGCGGGCCGCGAACATATGCGCTCACTGGCCGATCTAGCCGAATGGCGTGGCGACCGGGCGCAGGCCGGCCGCCTCGCGCCTCCGGGCTTCCCGCGCTCAAACAAGTTCGGCAACGGCGGGCTATAG
- a CDS encoding proline dehydrogenase, with translation MLRRVWQKSMIALARSERITAAMQNGRATSQLASRYVAGSDVPAAIERARALREKGILVSLFYLGEYVTDRKEIARTVELKKEAARGLGSTGLGLHVSVDPTQIGLGVDEAMMRRNAFRIAQELADVAGSFGDNGGEPVCLMFDMEDATTVDTTLALSAAVDDAELPVAQTLQAYLRRTEQDLRRLIARGGMVRLVKGAFAGDVDIAFTRNTEIKANYRRLIDMMFSRQALNAGFYPVVATHDHRLHEHAMTRAEENGWDKSSFEFEMLLGVRTDVAEALAKDGYRVRLYTPFGRDWWPYAIRRIGENPASVPLLVRSLLQ, from the coding sequence ATGTTGCGGCGTGTCTGGCAGAAATCGATGATTGCGCTTGCGCGCTCCGAACGCATCACCGCGGCGATGCAGAACGGGCGGGCGACGAGCCAGCTGGCCAGCCGCTACGTTGCCGGCAGCGACGTTCCCGCCGCGATCGAGCGGGCCCGCGCCCTGCGTGAGAAGGGCATCCTGGTGTCGTTGTTCTATCTCGGGGAATATGTCACCGATCGCAAGGAGATCGCGCGCACGGTCGAACTGAAAAAGGAGGCGGCGCGCGGGCTGGGCAGCACCGGGCTCGGTCTTCATGTCTCCGTTGACCCGACCCAGATCGGCCTTGGTGTCGACGAGGCGATGATGCGCCGGAATGCCTTCCGGATCGCGCAGGAACTGGCCGACGTTGCGGGCAGTTTCGGCGACAATGGCGGCGAGCCGGTCTGCCTGATGTTCGATATGGAAGATGCGACGACGGTGGACACCACGCTTGCCCTGTCGGCGGCGGTTGACGACGCAGAACTGCCGGTCGCGCAAACCCTGCAGGCCTATCTGCGGCGCACCGAGCAGGACCTGCGCCGGCTTATTGCGCGCGGTGGCATGGTGCGGCTGGTGAAGGGCGCGTTTGCCGGCGATGTGGACATCGCCTTCACCCGCAACACCGAGATCAAGGCGAATTATCGGCGCCTCATCGACATGATGTTCTCGCGCCAGGCGTTGAACGCCGGCTTCTACCCGGTTGTCGCGACCCACGACCACCGGCTGCACGAACATGCGATGACGCGGGCGGAAGAGAACGGCTGGGACAAGTCGTCGTTCGAATTCGAGATGCTGCTCGGCGTGCGCACCGACGTTGCCGAGGCGTTGGCGAAAGACGGTTATCGCGTCCGTCTCTATACGCCGTTCGGCCGCGATTGGTGGCCCTATGCGATCCGCCGGATCGGCGAGAATCCGGCCAGCGTGCCTCTCCTGGTGCGCTCGCTCCTGCAATAG
- a CDS encoding DNA repair protein RecO: MEWSDEGVVLATRRHGETSVILEVMTVSHGRHLGLVRGGRSRRHQPTLQPGNSLLLSWRARLDEHLGTFTVESKTERAARLMETPLGIHLVQALAGHLRLLPERDPHERLFRMAEAILDHGEALGLAAALLVRFELALLEELGFGLDLSCCVATGATADLVYVSPKSGRAVSREAGQPYADRMLALPPFLLGSDAGEVPEPSALANGLALTEYFLSRDVFVPRGIQPPRERQWIVERLGQGV, translated from the coding sequence ATGGAATGGAGCGACGAGGGCGTCGTGCTGGCGACCCGCAGGCATGGCGAAACGAGCGTCATTCTCGAAGTGATGACGGTTTCCCATGGCCGCCATCTCGGCCTCGTGCGCGGTGGCCGTTCGCGCCGCCATCAGCCGACATTGCAGCCCGGCAACAGCCTCTTGCTGAGCTGGCGAGCGCGGCTCGACGAACATCTTGGCACCTTCACGGTTGAATCGAAGACGGAACGCGCGGCGCGACTGATGGAAACGCCGCTCGGTATCCATCTGGTGCAGGCGCTGGCCGGTCATTTGCGGCTGCTGCCGGAGCGCGATCCTCACGAGCGGCTGTTCCGCATGGCCGAGGCGATCCTCGATCATGGTGAGGCGCTGGGGCTGGCGGCCGCTCTCCTTGTCCGTTTCGAACTGGCGCTGCTGGAAGAGCTTGGCTTCGGTCTCGATCTGAGTTGTTGCGTGGCGACGGGGGCGACGGCCGATCTGGTCTATGTTTCGCCGAAATCGGGCCGCGCCGTCAGCCGTGAGGCAGGGCAACCCTATGCCGATCGCATGCTGGCGCTGCCACCATTTCTGCTCGGTTCCGACGCCGGCGAGGTACCCGAACCATCGGCACTCGCCAATGGTCTGGCATTGACCGAATACTTCCTGTCGCGTGACGTATTCGTGCCGCGCGGCATTCAGCCGCCGCGTGAGCGGCAATGGATTGTCGAACGGCTCGGACAGGGCGTATAA
- a CDS encoding GTPase Era — MTEDVSPKTGDETGAGAEPTRCGFVALIGAPNAGKSTLLNQFVGTKVSIVTHKVQTTRAMIRGIALSGSSQLVFVDTPGIFRPKRRLDRAMVTTAWGGAKDADLIALVVDARKGVDDEVESIVEKLADVGGEKVLLLNKVDLVKRDSLLALAEKLNERVNFSRTFMISALTGNGVEDVLAYLGTVMPEGPWLYPEDQISDLPMRMLAAEITREKLTLRLHDELPYALTVETEQWKELRDGSVRIEQTIYVARDSHKKIILGKNGHTVKAISQAAREEIAEAVEQKVHLFLFVKVRENWVDDPERYREMGLDFPR, encoded by the coding sequence ATGACTGAAGATGTGAGCCCGAAAACCGGTGACGAAACCGGCGCGGGAGCCGAACCGACACGCTGCGGCTTCGTCGCGCTGATCGGTGCGCCGAATGCGGGCAAGTCGACGCTGCTCAATCAGTTTGTCGGCACCAAGGTGTCGATCGTCACCCACAAGGTGCAGACGACGCGGGCGATGATCCGCGGCATCGCGCTGTCGGGCTCCTCGCAGCTCGTTTTTGTCGACACGCCGGGCATTTTCCGTCCCAAACGCCGGCTCGACCGGGCGATGGTGACGACCGCCTGGGGCGGCGCGAAGGATGCCGACCTGATCGCGCTTGTGGTGGATGCCCGCAAGGGTGTCGACGACGAGGTCGAGTCGATTGTCGAAAAGCTGGCCGATGTCGGCGGCGAAAAGGTTCTGCTGCTCAACAAGGTGGACCTGGTCAAACGCGACTCCCTGCTGGCGCTGGCGGAAAAGCTGAATGAGCGGGTCAACTTCTCACGCACCTTCATGATTTCCGCGCTGACCGGCAATGGCGTCGAAGATGTGCTGGCCTATCTCGGTACGGTCATGCCGGAGGGGCCGTGGCTTTATCCGGAAGACCAGATCTCCGATCTGCCGATGCGCATGCTGGCGGCCGAGATCACCCGTGAGAAGCTGACACTGCGCCTGCATGACGAATTGCCCTATGCGCTGACCGTCGAGACGGAACAGTGGAAGGAGCTGCGCGACGGGTCGGTGCGCATCGAGCAGACCATTTACGTCGCGCGCGACAGCCACAAGAAGATCATTCTCGGCAAGAACGGCCACACCGTGAAAGCAATCTCGCAGGCCGCCCGCGAGGAGATCGCCGAGGCGGTGGAGCAGAAGGTGCATCTGTTCCTGTTCGTCAAGGTGCGCGAGAACTGGGTCGACGATCCCGAGCGCTATCGTGAGATGGGGCTCGACTTTCCGCGCTGA